From the candidate division TA06 bacterium genome, the window AAGCAGTTACTCACAATATCAGTCTCAGATACCGGGTCCGGAATAAGCGAGGATAACCTGGGTAAGGTGTTTGAGACCTTCTTCACTTCCGGAGAGAGTGGGAGCGGCCTGGGTCTTCCCATAGTCAAAAGGATTATGGAAGATGCAGGGGGCAAAGTGGATTTGAGCAGCCGAGTCGGAGAAGGAACGACTGTGGACCTCATGTTTACGCTTGGGGAAGAGAAGTGAAGGGGATAAAAGTCCTGCTCATAGACGATGATGAGAGCCTTAACAGGGTGCTCCAGCACCAGCTCGAAGGTGAAGGACTCGAAGTGACCACTTGCACCAATGGCGCTGACGGTATCAAGCAGTTCCAATCCAGCGACTTCAGCGTTGTAATCAGTGACATCAAAATGCCTGGAATGAGTGGCATGGACGTGCTCAAGAAGGTGAAAGAGAGAAGTGAGGAGACAGTGGTCATACTGATTACCGCCTACGGGACGATCAAGGACGCAGTCAAAGCAGTGCGGTTGGGCGCCGCAGACTATTTGACCAAGCCCTTTGAAAGGGAAGAACTGATACTGGTTGTCAACAGGGCTTTAAGAGCCAGAAAGCTTGAGAGGGAGAATTTGGAACTCAAGAGCCAACTGACCGAGAGATTCAGTTTCGACGGCATAATCGGAAGGAGTTCCAAGCTTGATGAGGTTTTCACGCTTGTCTCGAAGGTCGCTCCTAGTGACTCGACTGTACTTCTGCTGGGGGAAAGCGGGACCGGCAAGGAGTTGCTTGCAAAGGCGATCCACTATGCCAGCAAAAGGAAAGAAGAACCGTTCGTTACGGTAAACTGCTCTGCCATTCCTGAGAATCTCATGGAGAGCGAATTGTTTGGCCATGTCAAGGGGGCCTTTACAGGTGCCATAAAGAACAAGCCCGGAAAATTTGAGATTGCGGACCGCGGCACCATTTTCCTGGATGAAATAG encodes:
- a CDS encoding sigma-54-dependent Fis family transcriptional regulator, whose translation is MKGIKVLLIDDDESLNRVLQHQLEGEGLEVTTCTNGADGIKQFQSSDFSVVISDIKMPGMSGMDVLKKVKERSEETVVILITAYGTIKDAVKAVRLGAADYLTKPFEREELILVVNRALRARKLERENLELKSQLTERFSFDGIIGRSSKLDEVFTLVSKVAPSDSTVLLLGESGTGKELLAKAIHYASKRKEEPFVTVNCSAIPENLMESELFGHVKGAFTGAIKNKPGKFEIADRGTIFLDEIGDLKIELQAKLLRVLQQMAFERVGGTKTIEVDVRVIAATNKDLTVAMKRGQFREDLFYRLSVVPIIIPPLRERKDDIPLLVDHFLAKFAKGRKIRISKEALRVLEGYDWPGNVRELENVMERAVVLSGGKVIGEGDVPDFVKFGRAEESEVQISQDGISLEEIEKEAIVLALKKTGWNQTKAAEFLKIPRHVLLYRMKKLSIQKPK